The sequence agccGCCGCCGTGACTCCGGCatcgggtgggggtgggggtgggggggggggtgatggggttgaggttgGTGGGGGTGACGGGTGATGGGGGTTGTGACAGGAGGCTATGTAGAGAGCAGCAGAGCTGTGATGCAGTGCTGTGATGTCTGCAGACGGGGAGGAACAAAGAAGGAGCTACGTGGCTACACACAccgagatcacacacacacacacacacacacacacacacacacacacacacacacaaacacaggaaaccaGATATTCCAGCATTCAAACTGGACCAGAtctaaatggagagagagagagagagagagagagagagagagagagagagagagagagagagagagagagagagagagagagagagagagagagtttgtatGTCCGTGtgaaaatgtgtatgtgtgcgtgcacatgtttgtgtgtgtgtgtgtgtgtttaaggttgtgcatgcatgcgtgcatgtgtatttgcatACAGAGCAGACAGCTCTGTGAGATATCAGCAGCAGTGTACAAAACGTTCTGGAATtggctgtgtgtgcatatgtgtgagtgtgtgcgtgtttgtacgtgcatgcttgtgtgtggcgtggttgtgtgtctgtgtgtgtttgtttctgtactgtttgtgtgtccgtgttctTTTAAATGATATCTCTTGAGCTATGAATCATCCGGTATCAAAGTAAAAGTGTGTCAGAGGATAGTTCACCATGTTCGCAGGGTGAGGCATTCTGAATTGATCGCAGTCAAATTTAAAATATATGCAAATAAGATGTGACTACTGCATGATGCTTGTGCTTTTGCTTTAAATAACCCTGCATTGCATGCcaagttttctctctctctctctctctctctctctctctctctctctctctctctctctctctctctctctctctctctctctctctctctctctctctctctctctctctctctctctctctctctctctctctctctctctctgctggatTAATCAGAACCCCGGCTGCTCTCATTGATCATAGCTGTCTACTTTCCGCAGGTCTCTAGGACCTGCTGGGCTATAGTAGGTTCTGTCTGCAGCGTAGCCGCTGTGCTACTGTCATGTGTGCACCGCGGGGTAAAGTAGTAGCCAGCCCACAGAGCTCCACCGCCCAGCTCCACTTTGACCTCATCTGACGACGAGGACAAACACAAGCCAACCTCCACCCAGCGCTAGCCCCCAGCGCTAGCATCCAGCGCtttagccgccgccgccgctgctcctAAGCCCCTGGAAAGCAGCTTTagagcgggggtggggggggggtcctgcttCTTCAGCGGTCACACGTGTGAAACGTGCACTTACACTgtgacacacaaaacacatggaGCCAGGGCTCTtgctcccctccctgcctctcccttcccctctctctctctccgtctccctccctccccttcacctACCCCTGTGAACTCCTACAACGCAGAAGAGGCGGGGCCTGGGCGGAAGGTCCTGCTagttcacgctggctcagagagggggggggctgcagagcGGAGCGCTTCCTCCTCGGCTGAACCAGAACACGTTCCTGCCTGAGACAGAGCACAGCGCaggcagtacacacacacacacacacgcacgcacgcacgcacgcacgcacgcacgcacgcacgcacgcacgcacgcacgcacgcacgcacgcacacacacacacacacacacacacactcacactgctgcagaggagcaggaagagaggcagggagagacaaggaacacggcgcacacacacacacacacacacacaactgctcATGACTCGTGTTTTTCCCTGGAAGGAGACGggttggggaagggggggggggggggagagaaaggggtcCTACGGTTCCTACAAATCAGTGCTATGGACAAGAACACAAGAATgaaagaaggaagaaagagagagggacagagagatggagagagagaaggagttagAGACAGTTAGAGGGAGAGTGGGTGAGTTGCTCCTGAACATCACATTCTGCAGTGTGGGAAACTGACCAACTTTCCTTCATGACACATCTGCTCTTCGTTCCTCCCTATACTGGAATCCCGTCAGGCACTCTGCTCAGAACAGatatgtttccccccccccccccccccccccccgcccccccacaacCTCGCTCCTCTCTCAAAGTTTTCCTTCAAAAACCCTGATCATACGACGCGGAGCAGGACAACGCGTGGAACATCACAGTCATGTAGGAGCCCCCCTATTCTTTCCACAGTAGTATGGGATCATGTCTGTTTGCCATGTTACTACGACAACAATACAGAGAGTACTACAGCATAACGTCATTgatttcccccctccccctctgtctgcgCCTCAGCGCGGCTGGTTTGACTTTAGCAGTGCCCCTAGTTTAAACAAAAACTTGTTATTTTAGGGATCATCTGCGGATGCATACATGATTTACTAATTAATGATCTGGTATGATGCTTGAATCAGAAATCGACATTGAATTCAGATGCATGTTGttaaggagaagggaggggttaGGCACATCTCAAAGATATTGGGGAATCAAACCTTGAACCTTTCGGCTGTGGAGTCAGGGTTAGTACCTCTGTCATTGTACTCACAGTCTGTGACAGGAGGTAAAGGAGAGGAATGATGGACAAAAGTGAGCAGGTTGATTAAGGTCTGGCTGCTTTAATGCGGATTAAGCAACACCTGCTACTGTAAGGTTCGACCTTGACCCAAACTACGGAGaattctcctttcctctctcttctcctttcctctctcttctcctttcctctctcttctcctttcctctctcgtCAGATGAGTGGAGGGGTAGGGATTGTACGCAGTGCAAATCTCTCCTAGGACTGCGTTCAGATAATTCTACTGCAACACTGTGGTCTTTGGTCAGCAGGATGTAATCAGCATCCCGaatgatttatttgttttggagTAGCTGTGATATTTCTGATACGTCAAGATATGGTCTCAAGATGTACACTATCGTTGCATTTCTTCATTCCCAACATTAGCTGAAATCATTGTGGTCCCCATACAGCTGAATAGGAACTTTACATGTATTTAATTTTTATCCTAGGCTAAAGGCTAAGGCTATGATTACACTCAAACATTATAAGTATGTCAACACACTAAAACATTTTTCGAACTTAACAATTTCACACACAGAAGGAAGATCCCGGGCATTGTTTTGAAGTGGTCGGGCTGTTGTGATGTGTTGCATCACGGCCTACAGTTTTAAAAATAACGTAGACTACCTCATTTTCACATGAGGCAGCATCACAAGAATAGCCGCATTGACAATCACACGCTCTTGCCAACAGCTGACCCATGACACACACTGCACAAACCAGCTCCATGACAACCCCGGCTGAGTgacacctctgtgtgtgtgtgtgtgtgtgtgtgtgtgtgtgtgtgtgtgtgtgtgtgtgtgtgtgtgtgtgtgtgtgtgtgtgtgtgtgtgtgtgtgtgtgtgtgtgtgtgtgtgtgtgtgtgtgtgtgtgtgtgcgtgtgtgagagacactCATGCCGACGAACGCTCCAATATCATGTGCTGACGTTAGCCGAATGACCAATGACGCACCTGCAGTACTCAGATCTCCACAAAGACAGATACATACAGCTCCCTGAAATATTATAATAACACATCTTCCCCTGAACCCTGAACATCTTGTGTTGAGAACACTCAAAGACTTTCACTAGTTCATTCACTTCAGGTTCTCCATGAACTGAGGTGACCCCGCCTCGGGTCTGCCCTAAAGTGGCCTCATTAGAGAAGTCCAACACAACACCCCCGTAAGGGCGGCCGCTGGCCTGGTCTCTATCGCCACCCTGTGGACGCACGCATGTTTGCCTTATAGGAAGGGGATTTTACTGTGCTGCCATGCATGCACATAGTAGGACATTGAGTATCCAtggaatagtgtgtgtgtgtgtgtgtgtgtgtgtgtgtgtgtgtgtgtgtgtgtgtgtgtgtgtgtgtgtgtgtgtgtgtgtgtgtgtgtgtgtgtgtgtgtgtgtgtgtgtgtgtgtgtgtatttgtgcgtgcgtgtgtgtatgtgaagtgtgcatttgtgcgtgcacgtgtatgcgtgtgtatgtgtgcaaatTCATGTCTGCATGCATGTCGGCGTTTTGTGTGAGACCATTTTTATTCTCTTCTGAGCCTGTCTGGCTATCTACATCTGACACccgtgtatgagtgtgtgtgtgtgtgtgagtgtgcatctgtgtgtgtgtgtgtctgtgtgtgtgtgtgtgtgtgtgtgtatatctgtgtgtgtgtgtgtgtgtgtgtgtgtgtgtgtgtgtgtgtgtgtgtgtgtgtgtgtgtgtgtgtgtgtgtgtgtgtgtgtgcgtgcgtgcgtgcgtgcgtgcgtgcgtgcgtgcgtgtatgagAGTAATGAACCACACTATTTGATCCCCCCACCCTCTTCCGATCAGCGTCACAGACTGCCCTTTTAAACGTCTGGCTCCCATGTAGAAGGCAGACCAGCCGCACGAGTCAACTTCCCCTATTAACACTGCGGAGCTCGCAGTCAAAGAGCCGAACATTGTGTATTCtctttcatctctccctccctccgatGCCTCTGAGACACAGCgccggggggtgggggtgaaatATGGAGAGGGGGATGGGCACAGGAGTTGTACGAGCAGACTAGAAGGTGCCGCAGTGCCAGCGGGAAATATTCAGACAATCACCTCTGTGTTTTTTTCCCGTTAGCCCGCAGGGATTTTGTGTGTCTACTGCAGCTGTTGATACTTCTTTGTCTGAGGAACGGGCACTGGCAACCCAGTCAAAAGGaaacatgtctgtctgtgtgtgttagcttaTCTGGTAACCTCTCCCGACCAGCGCGCTCCTGCTtattctttcctttcctctctcttttcttttagaACTGTAGTATGGAGGTAGTCCCTAATGAATAACATACAGGGTACCGTGAACACAAGCAGCCATCTGGGGTTTTAtaccctcgttttcattttcaCGGCCTAACTCTGGGCAAGGCATGCTGGTCCGCCAATATATAATAGTAATAATGTTCACGGTTTATATAGATCATTCACTCACTGACCTTAATACATACATTGTAGCTCGCCTCAacagacatctctctctctctctctctctctctctctctctctctctctctctctctctctctctctctctctctctctctccctcatacaCTCACTGTTCTGTGAGCAATCATTTAGGAAGTGTTGGATGATGAAGCCTTAACATTATTAAATTGTTTGATTATTGGAACACGTGTGCATCACTCGACCCAGTTCTGACATAATATGcatcagtgtgtgggtgtgtgtgtgtgtgtgtgtatttgtgcctgtgtatcagtgtgtgtgtgtgtgtgtgtgggggggggggggggggggggttctagtATGGAGGTTAAAGCCtccatactcacacacacacacacacacacacacacacacacacacaagcacaggagCAGGAGGGAATACCAGAGCGTGGGGGAGACGGGCCCATAACACTTGTTCAGGCCCCTGGTGGCTCAGCTGGCTGGCTTCTAATTAAAGCTTTCCCTTGGCCACACAGAGTATCAACTCGTCAAAGTATCAGCTTTCCACCACTTTTTTAAAAGTGATATCATTTTACCCAAGTAAATATTGATTTACCCAAGTAGAAAGTCTAAGTACTATTGTTTTACTAAAGTAAAGGCTGAGTCTTTGTGAGTAAACGTAAACTGAATGTTATAGTTTTAATAAGAACCATGCAGTGCGCCATTTTCAACTTTAATTAATAGTAATAGGTTATTTTATTAATGATATGCACATTTTCCctgctgaggtgtgtgtattaTAGGTTATCCTTACATTAATActaatttgtgtttttgtggtgtgtgtcgCTGCATTGTGCACAGTGTTGATTAAATTCCCTTTAATCAACATGATGTAGTTGCCTTCATGTGACGGGTGTCAATGGTCAACTGTTCGAGGTTAATCATTTCTCTGTCCCCTTCTCGGCCTGCATTTTCACATTGAATATTTGTATACTTCCCACCCCATCATTTTCCACAAAGCAGGGCAACTGAACCTTTGAAATCCCTCCAATTAAAACGCTGCAGACTGCACTCTGATCGGCAGTTCAAGGCCTCCAAAAGGATACTTTTGTTTTGCCATGCTTTTCACTATGCTGTTCCGCCATAGTGCCATAGATCATCTTAATACGGTCAGAGGCGTAATAAGGAAGGACGGAAGGACTTTGCTCCGAAACCATGGTCCAAGGTCTTGTGATGTTTTATGTCAGAACCAGACAGCCATCGCCCTGATCACCGGAGCTCCCTCTCAACTAGAAGGTAACTTCTTTAGTAGTAATAGATCTGCTGTGATATTGCATGGTATCTTGGTCTGTGTTCGCTTTGTTTTTGATAAGGTTTTTGGTTTGCTATCTACTAACATCAAATTCAAAAAATTAGAGGTTGTAGAAGGCAAGAGGATATATTAAAACATTGTGCAATCGATTAAATCTCTTTAAGCACCTCTACATTGGTGAAGCGGTATGGTAAATACAACATCCTTGTGGGAATGTGCAGTATTGTAAATACAAATCCCTTGTGTGAATGTACAGCATTGTCAATGCAAAGCCTTTGTTTGTCTGTAAAGGATTGTGTTTACAACGTCATTGTGTGAACGTACATCATTGTGTCGACAACGTCCTTGTGTGACTGTTCAGTATTGTAATGTCCTTGTGGGACCGTGCTTTTGTGAATCATCCACACTTGCAGGCACTTGCGTTGGCCTTAGAAAAACCACTGCATGCTAGTAATCTGCTCCGTCATAAGGCTGTTTCTCTTTTAGCCCTTGAGCTCCAAACAGACAGCCATGGAGTTGAAGAGCTGCCTGCGACGCACGCAATCCCTGAAGAGCGTCACGGCTCGGTCTGACAACAGACCCATCTGGGCGGAGGGGGCGCGCAGAGACCGGATGGCGTCCGTGTCCCAGCTGGTTGCTAGGTGAGGGGCCCGTGAACGTTAATGTCGTTCTGTTAATGTGCATCTGGGAAATGAGAAGCTGTGCCAGGAAGACCTGTGGCGAGGTGTGTGACGCAATCGGTTTAATGGATAAACCATCGGGATAACCATTTTGTCCAAGCACCCAGACATTTGGAATGAGCACATTTAACACTGGTTTGTGCTAAATTAATACAGAGGCCTATGTTGAATGTTGCTTGAGCTGCATCTTGCATTCAAATCCTCTTTCTATACTTTGGTCACTTTTGTAATTTCTATTGAGCTTAAAGCTGCAGTCAGCAATATTTGCTCGCCCCACTTTGTGAGTCTTCCAAAGGCTGATTGTGCTTTTTTGATGTCTGTATATTTGACAGGTACCAGAACTCAGTGGAGGTTAGCACGACCATTGAAGTCACTCAAGTGAATAATCCCCAAACCATACTAAAGCAAGTCCCCCAAGAGGTAACTTCTCACAGTGCTTATAGACTTTTCATTTAAACCACCGGCATGCAACACACCCAAACTCTCTTCCTTCCAGTCACAAGAATGGCAAGGAAGTCTGAGTTGCTTAGTCTCGctttgtttttttcagacaAAAACACCAAAAACACCAAAAACAACAGCTTCTGCTGAGGTGAGTTCACGGCATGAAAGCAAGGCGGAGTCGCTGCCAAAGAAAGCTGGTGCCAGAGAATGGTCCCTCCCTCACACCAAGACCAACCTGGCTCGCAGTAGGTCCATGGGCAGCCTCAAAAATTGTTTCGGCAGCGTCAGCGACCTGAAGAGTCTGTTTGAGTCAAAGAACGACATGCAGCCAAAGATCCTGCATGAGCAGAGCATGAGAGCGGAAGGCCCGACTCTGCCTATCAGAGCCAAGACGACCGACGCCACACCAGCGGTGAACGGACACgcgggagagagacagcccGCACAGAAGAAGAAGGCTGCTCCATCAGCTGATTCTGATGGACATGCTAATGTTGATGCTAAGGCTAATGATGTCAAGGCTAATGCTCACACAAAAGAACAGGAGGTAACATAAATGTTGATCCTTAGCATTATCTGAGGTCAAAGGCTAAAATCCAAtgcacaatataataatgaaatgaaaaataatCATCAGCATTCACAACATGTTTCTTAATAATCTATTTTCAGTTGATTAAGAAGCAACAAAGTAACAACAAAGAACGAGGAAAATCGATTGGTGGCATTGACCTCGAAAGAGTTGGTTCATCCCATTACGGTAAAACCTAACTATTGTTCCTACTCCGCCATACATTAAAGTCCCCAAGGTATCAAACCTGGATCATTGAAATCAGGAATTAAGTGAATTACATTTCATATGTGAAGTttcaattccccccccccgatTTTTACCCCCTCTTACACTATGTTTATCAAAAATGTGAAAATGAGTAAGGTAAaaagtaataattatataattctTGCAGCACAGGGCCAACTCATTCACAATTTTCATAACCtaccattattgttttcttttcatCAACAACAAATGACTCCGATTGGTAAGCAGTAAAAAGGAAGAGCTTAAGAACTGCCATGTCACCGTGTGGGTGGTGCACCGTGATTGACACCGCCTGCTGGTGGCCCGCTGGGCCGTTCCCGGGTCCATGACACAAATAGCCAGGTCACTCACTTCTTGCTGCAGAGAGTGCGGTGCAGGGGACTATATCAGGGTCAGCTGTCTCTTTATCAGACATGACTAGCAGGCAGAGGCTTCACAAGAGAGAGATGGGCTACACCAGAGCACTCTATAGCGTGACAGGGTAGCAGCATACCTAAAGGTTCATCAGAGACCCTTTCGAAACTGAATTAAATGGACAACATATACTCATAAGCGGATACTTTTGCGCGAGGGGTTGAAGCAAGGGGAGAAGACAGGGATTGGAAAGGCGCTAAACTCTGTGAGTACTCAGGATTCCGGTTGGTTCCCAGAACGCACACAATGGGGATGTGTGGTTTTGACATTAACATGTATTTCTGTACAGCTTTGTATTTCCTTGAAGATTTACAGTGCTAATTAGATGAAAATATATAGGACTGCTATGCTTTAAATTTGTCATGTATTGTGCTAAAAGTTAGCTTGAGAGGAAATCAATATTGTTAATCCAAAAAGTCTGTAAATATCAGTATTTTGCCCTTTATAAATAAGtgtgatatacatatatatatatatatatagatatatacagtatatatatagatatatatatttatataacttGTACCTATATATTCCATCTGACTGCAACTAGTTTGTTTTTTGATTTCATAAGTCATGGGTTTCATTTTGTACATTATGTTTATTAGAAAAGGATGAAAGGCAGTTATCTTTCGACTACAACATAgcaagggtgtttgtgtgtccgtgtgtatgtttgtgtgcgtgtgtgtgtaggggtatgtgtgtgtttatgtgcagcCTGAGTGTCAAAAGAGTCGGGTGTCTCCCTGCCTACTCCACAAGTGGCGAACATTTATAACTTCTGACCCATGTGACAGCTGTTAAGAATCAATGGCCGAGGTAAACAAGAATGACTATTGACATAGAATCTGTACCAACTCCTGTTTGCTACTGCCTGTCGGCTTATGGGAATTCAAAGTGAATTGGGGAACCGAATTGATTCACTTAAGCCCATTAGTCTGTccctgatgatgatggtttTGCTCAGCTGGATGTGAGTTATTTCACCAACAATTTTTTCGCAAGAcaatcctcactcagtcacatGACCATGACCATCACAGAAAACACCCCCTCTCTGATGTCAACATGAAGCAGCTGCCTGTAGGGGTTTGATGTGAGGTGCCCTGGATCTTTTTACAGACAGATTAATCTAGACCCTTCAAAGATGGAAACAAATGATGGAGTGATCTTTACTGTCCAGGCAGAATTCATGATGCAATTTTTGTCTAATTGCCGTAGTTAGAGTTAATGCTTTCCTCAAAGGTAATGCCACTGTTcaaatagtaggcctacactttgaAACATGCAAAATTGGTGTAAAGTCTAAGATGATTCATGTCCTTAACATACATTTTCGGATGTTCCACAGATGATAAGAAGAGGTCCTTTAGCCCGACCAGGGAGACGCTACCCATTTCTGTGAAGGCCATATCTGCTCTTTACCTGTCCCAGACGAGAGCTACCGAACAACGAAACAACAATACACAACTTGTAAGTTGGGATTTGTAGTCGGATCAATTGTAAGATGTCAGATGGAGGGATAGGACGGAATATTctagtggtggtgctggttgatTCCCGGTTAATAGGATCTGGGTTTGCATTGCAGATAACCCTGAGCAAAATGCTTATTAACGACATGCATCTTAAAATCATCTTGCAATCAAGTTATTTTTGGCTCAATGCCTCATGTATTACAGGTTGTGTAGTCCAGTTAATGAATATTTCCAAATAATTCTcatactacacacacatttatgctgCATAAGTGCCACATTCCTGCATTGCAGTTAATCATCATACGAGGATAATCATAAATTAACTTCAGCATTATGAGATTTCTGATGGTTTTCTGTTAAAAAATAATTCTTCAGATAGATGAGTATGATGACCATATGTGATACGAGAACATTTATGAATTTCTTACAGGCAAAAGATAAGTCGGAAAGTGCAAAGCGAACTAAACCAATTAAGGTAAGCAAAATTAGACACAAAAAAATACTGCATGGTAAAATATGGTGAGCACTTCATAGAAGTAGTTTTCAGGACTACGCGATAACATTACAATAACATGGCAATGCATGTGAGAAGATATTGGTAAGTTTCAACACTGGTATTATATATACTCAATTGTCATACTGAGCATACTGGGCATGTGTTGGTTTTCTAATCCCGGCACTTGGCATGGTAACGTATAAACTTGACTCCAGATCCCTCGCATGGTGGACAGGTTGATCTCAAGGATGACACACATGGGAAACTGACTCTTCTGCTTTACTGTTCAGTCAAGATGGCCGAGGACTGTCAAAGAGCAAAAGACACTCTGGTGCCACCACGTTTGGATGGCCTTGGCccaagagggggtggaggagatatCTCTCGGGGGCACGTCCAAACACCTAACATGCCATCGCATCCCGCCAAAGTAATGTTGCAACAGAAGCGGCAGAAATGTGAGCTGAGGAGACttctcaaacacactcacccagaGCTGAAGACTCTGGACGGGGTGATGGACGAGGAACTGGCTGAGTTTCTCGATTTAGAGACAGCTGGTGAAAAGGGATATGAGGGAGAGGTCATCTCTAGAAGGCAGATGTTTGAAAACTGTGCAGTGAGCAACCCCCAGGGCAACAACGCCCCCAATCAGCCTGCAGAAGAGGAACCAGCTGAAAGAGGAGAGGTCATGAGAACATCTGCCCTGTTTGATCGGCCAAGGTTGCAGCTTCAAGAAGATGGCACCAAGGTCACAATGGCGGGCCCTGAAGGACCCAGAGATCCTGATCTCCAATCAGAGGGCGAGGAACAGATGGTTAAAGTAGATGTTCAGTCCACCAGGAGGATGTTTGAGAGGCAGTCAGTGGAGACCTCATGGTCaagtccaaaaaagttaaaAGGTAAATTGAAGGACACAACTGGAATGGTGCAAGACCAGAAGTTAAAGAATAGCACACAAGAGAATAAAGGCAAAATCCAAAGCAGTGAGTTCTCAGAAAAACGGAATCATGACAAAGGAATGCAAGCCCCTTATGAGAAACAGTGCACAAGCCTCAATACTTCACAATGTCTGCCAACTTTTATAGAAGTCCATACAAGTGAAAGTCTTTTTCAAAACAACCCTTTTATAACAACAAACATGGAGCGAGAACCATACCAGAAGGCCAACCCTCAAAACAACACCTCACTCAACGGTGACCTAACTGAAGCCAGCAGAGCAACTGAGAACTCACCTAGAGCCAATGTTAAAAACAGAGCCCATCTCTTTAATTCAATGCCATTTGATAAGATCCAGCACCAAAACAAGGAAGAAATTGAAACAACAGTGGAGAGAATTAATGAAACACTAAATTCCCTCAATCATTTTAGAGCAATACATTCACATGGGTACATCATTGAAGTGAACGAGACTATGCTAGCTAAAAAGGCTAAATATCTTCTCTCCCCAACCGGGCCAAAGGTGACCTCAGATGATTTGGCCGAAGGTGGTGCTCAGAACTTCATTGTGCAGCTGCTGCCGAGGGCAAAGCTGAAGACTCAAGTTATGTATCTGAAGGAagataaacaaggaaatgttggGTCGACCGTTGTGGATTCCCCTGTCTACCAGCATCAGTTCAACCCCTACCAAGATGTTGAGTTGAGAACAGTCAATGTGGTACAGCTTATAGAGGATATGCTTATCCAGGACAACTCTTTCAGTAAGGGAGTGATTATTcaagaggatgaggatggatATTCTGACGTCACTGTCTATTCCCTCAATAATTATGCAGATGGAGATGTGAAAAGTTATTGCCCTCCACAAGGCCATTCTACAATGACAAACAGAGTAGAACCTACAATGGTTGAGGATTTAAAAAACATCCATTATATTATAAAAGGAGACGTGAAATCAACCATAAGCTGTCTCTTGGCATCAAATGAGGATCGAGTTGTCACAGAATCATTCAGACCTGATGTGCCGATGAAAGGAAACGTGATGCTATTTAGGAACTGCATTGAGAAGGGTGATTACGAGTATTTGAAAACACTTAAGGCAGAGCCCCGAGAGCAAGAACTATCTGGAGTCTACATGGAGACTGATGGTAAAATAGGAGAGCATCAATGGGATGTAGGGGGTATAGAGCAGGCTGCAGTAGAAAAAAAAGCACAGCCAAACAGGTTGTTTGCAAATGAAAGCTGTGTCCAATTGCAACAACTGCCCCTTGATGATGCTGACTACTCAAACATGTGTAAAGACATCATTGATGAAGGAAGGACATCTTTTGACATATGTGACAACGGGACCACCTCAGGTCAGATGCCAAACACCTTGAGTGAGTCTAGCCCTCAAGAGCAACCGAAGATATGTGAGTTCAGGACAGCACCAAGAGGGTTAACTCTGTGTGCCAATGCACAGAGGGAGGACGTGATCCTTCAAGCTGAGTTAATTGAGGATGTAGATTACGAAGATGAAATATCCATCCTTCAAGCTGCAATCCAAAGTCTTCGACAAGTTACACTTGACGCTAAGGCCCTTCATCGTGCAACACTAGAGAAAGAAGCGTTAAAACAAGAAAACCCAAAGCCACAGATAACTTATAGAGTACAATCTGATCTTAAGACTGTAGAAATACAACCAGGAATCTCTCAAAAGAATATGCAAGATGATAAGATGTCCTGTGAAAGAGAACCATCTACATCCAAATCCAGCATTGCCACAAAACTTGACTCAGAAGGGGAAACCAAACATATGAGGCCTGCAGACTTTCAGTCCAAAGAAATGCATTCTACTGATACTGGAGCTCTCCAGATAGATGACTTAGAAGCTGTGACTATGTCAGCACCGAGTTCCGCAACAAAAAGT is a genomic window of Gadus chalcogrammus isolate NIFS_2021 chromosome 23, NIFS_Gcha_1.0, whole genome shotgun sequence containing:
- the LOC130377189 gene encoding uncharacterized protein LOC130377189, producing MELKSCLRRTQSLKSVTARSDNRPIWAEGARRDRMASVSQLVARYQNSVEVSTTIEVTQVNNPQTILKQVPQETKTPKTPKTTASAEVSSRHESKAESLPKKAGAREWSLPHTKTNLARSRSMGSLKNCFGSVSDLKSLFESKNDMQPKILHEQSMRAEGPTLPIRAKTTDATPAVNGHAGERQPAQKKKAAPSADSDGHANVDAKANDVKANAHTKEQELIKKQQSNNKERGKSIGGIDLERVGSSHYGKT
- the LOC130377188 gene encoding xin actin-binding repeat-containing protein 1-like; the encoded protein is MAEDCQRAKDTLVPPRLDGLGPRGGGGDISRGHVQTPNMPSHPAKVMLQQKRQKCELRRLLKHTHPELKTLDGVMDEELAEFLDLETAGEKGYEGEVISRRQMFENCAVSNPQGNNAPNQPAEEEPAERGEVMRTSALFDRPRLQLQEDGTKVTMAGPEGPRDPDLQSEGEEQMVKVDVQSTRRMFERQSVETSWSSPKKLKGKLKDTTGMVQDQKLKNSTQENKGKIQSSEFSEKRNHDKGMQAPYEKQCTSLNTSQCLPTFIEVHTSESLFQNNPFITTNMEREPYQKANPQNNTSLNGDLTEASRATENSPRANVKNRAHLFNSMPFDKIQHQNKEEIETTVERINETLNSLNHFRAIHSHGYIIEVNETMLAKKAKYLLSPTGPKVTSDDLAEGGAQNFIVQLLPRAKLKTQVMYLKEDKQGNVGSTVVDSPVYQHQFNPYQDVELRTVNVVQLIEDMLIQDNSFSKGVIIQEDEDGYSDVTVYSLNNYADGDVKSYCPPQGHSTMTNRVEPTMVEDLKNIHYIIKGDVKSTISCLLASNEDRVVTESFRPDVPMKGNVMLFRNCIEKGDYEYLKTLKAEPREQELSGVYMETDGKIGEHQWDVGGIEQAAVEKKAQPNRLFANESCVQLQQLPLDDADYSNMCKDIIDEGRTSFDICDNGTTSGQMPNTLSESSPQEQPKICEFRTAPRGLTLCANAQREDVILQAELIEDVDYEDEISILQAAIQSLRQVTLDAKALHRATLEKEALKQENPKPQITYRVQSDLKTVEIQPGISQKNMQDDKMSCEREPSTSKSSIATKLDSEGETKHMRPADFQSKEMHSTDTGALQIDDLEAVTMSAPSSATKSQEEESEMVGGLQAALDSLARSSVNVSRGDFRAAMIYKTSSKSKKKRMKNVEDASSKMATEIQFSSTESKPEPCDTLSPVAVVKLATEDVGGLYTKLACPDKTANDPEHSTSKNNKVCPKPAIPPKPEHLWLKGDDRDDIENSTVVAEMKIHCREEQCLGVSIPSRDVPGRGLSGKAKDLISSASDSEKPEVSEKVVEVSIGQKLQTKKPVEITDGEVDEAKIDFQKSLKKFDHAIKVSLKTAPTKPKRLKANQNKGTTLQQTSSDNVTPKQQFTHPSCSKSNNQVMMREKKVKMETEEARRLRLSVHMDEIVRGNITAATEIFDHMRKQEELQEMLNTVEEMEQDTSNVDVRALRGIFEKVPAWGEGAQHKKEKPAKVEQPVERSLSIKPDAESMSQRAHVFGDLERTSEEVKNLKEQTLARLLDIEDAIKKALYSVSTLKSDSDIAGLSGLFKESLRKVHGSTKLAT